In Zingiber officinale cultivar Zhangliang chromosome 3B, Zo_v1.1, whole genome shotgun sequence, a single window of DNA contains:
- the LOC121967279 gene encoding probable beta-1,3-galactosyltransferase 2 isoform X2, with protein sequence MPEAKGVIRTTTASDGNKLNLVSSDCVPRPNNAKQQPKDILNNVENTQQVIQTLDKTISDLEMELSAARAAQESILNGAPVSETLKATESAGRRKYLMVMGINTAFSSRRRRDSVRATWMPQGEKRKKLEEEKGIIVRFVIGHSATSGGILDKAIEAEHRKHGDFMRLDHVEGYLELSAKTKIYFATAVSMWDADFYIKVDDDVHVNIATLGATLAKHRLKPRVYIGCMKSGLVLAQKGVRYHEPEYWKFGDGGNKYFRHASGQLYAISKDLATYISMNQHLLHKYANEDVSLGSWFIGLDVEHIDDRKLCCGTPPDCEWKAQAGNICVASYDWACSGICNSAERIKEVHQRCGEGEKTLWNTDF encoded by the exons ATGCCTGAAGCCAAGGGCGTCATTAGGACAACAACAGCATCAGATGGCAATAAGCTCAATCTCGTGTCCAGTGATTGTGTTCCGAGACCA AATAATGCAAAGCAACAGCCTAAAGACATCCTCAACAATGTTGAAAATACCCAGCAAGTAATCCA GACTCTAGATAAAACCATATCAGACTTAGAAATGGAATTGTCAGCTGCCAGAGCTGCTCAGGAGTCGATACTTAATGGTGCTCCAGTGTCAGAGACTCTCAAGGCAACTGAATCAGCTGGGAGGAGGAAATATCTCATGGTCATGGGAATTAACACTGCATTTAGCAGTCGTCGGAGAAGAGATTCAGTTCGCGCAACTTGGATGCCTCAAG GTGAGAAAAGAAAGAAGCTGGAGGAAGAGAAAGGAATTATTGTTCGCTTTGTTATCGGTCACAG TGCTACATCTGGTGGAATTTTGGACAAGGCAATTGAAGCTGAACATAGAAAGCATGGTGACTTCATGAGGCTG GATCATGTCGAAGGCTATCTCGAGTTGTCAGCCAAAACAAAAATATATTTTGCAACTGCCGTCTCTATGTGGGATGCAGATTTCTATATCAAAGTAGATGATGATGTCCATGTAAATATTG CAACTCTTGGAGCCACTCTGGCTAAGCATCGGTTGAAGCCTCGGGTATATATTGGATGCATGAAATCTGGTCTAGTCCTAGCTCAAAA GGGAGTAAGATATCATGAACCTGAGTATTGGAAGTTTGGGGACGGCGGAAATAAGTACTTCCGGCATGCTTCTGGTCAGCTATATGCCATATCAAAGGACTTAGCTACTTACATATCCATGAATCA GCATTTGCTTCACAAGTATGCAAATGAGGATGTTTCACTTGGGTCATGGTTCATTGGGCTTGATGTCGAACACATTGATGATCGGAAACTGTGCTGCGGTACTCCACCTG ATTGCGAATGGAAAGCCCAGGCAGGCAACATCTGTGTTGCCTCATATGACTGGGCCTGCAGTGGCATCTGCAACTCAGCTGAAAGGATCAAAGAGGTTCACCAAAGATGCGGTGAAGGAGAGAAGACTCTGTGGAACACAGACTTCTGA
- the LOC121967279 gene encoding probable beta-1,3-galactosyltransferase 2 isoform X1, protein MATSFKRGSGAGGGEVSARGMVSKKRTFLLCLGSFCVGLLFTTSWTMPEAKGVIRTTTASDGNKLNLVSSDCVPRPNNAKQQPKDILNNVENTQQVIQTLDKTISDLEMELSAARAAQESILNGAPVSETLKATESAGRRKYLMVMGINTAFSSRRRRDSVRATWMPQGEKRKKLEEEKGIIVRFVIGHSATSGGILDKAIEAEHRKHGDFMRLDHVEGYLELSAKTKIYFATAVSMWDADFYIKVDDDVHVNIATLGATLAKHRLKPRVYIGCMKSGLVLAQKGVRYHEPEYWKFGDGGNKYFRHASGQLYAISKDLATYISMNQHLLHKYANEDVSLGSWFIGLDVEHIDDRKLCCGTPPDCEWKAQAGNICVASYDWACSGICNSAERIKEVHQRCGEGEKTLWNTDF, encoded by the exons ATGGCTACGAGCTTCAAGAGAGGAAGCGGTGCCGGCGGCGGCGAGGTGTCGGCCAGGGGAATGGTTTCGAAAAAGCGGACCTTTTTGCTTTGCCTTGGAAGCTTCTGTGTAGGTCTTCTCTTCACCACCAG TTGGACTATGCCTGAAGCCAAGGGCGTCATTAGGACAACAACAGCATCAGATGGCAATAAGCTCAATCTCGTGTCCAGTGATTGTGTTCCGAGACCA AATAATGCAAAGCAACAGCCTAAAGACATCCTCAACAATGTTGAAAATACCCAGCAAGTAATCCA GACTCTAGATAAAACCATATCAGACTTAGAAATGGAATTGTCAGCTGCCAGAGCTGCTCAGGAGTCGATACTTAATGGTGCTCCAGTGTCAGAGACTCTCAAGGCAACTGAATCAGCTGGGAGGAGGAAATATCTCATGGTCATGGGAATTAACACTGCATTTAGCAGTCGTCGGAGAAGAGATTCAGTTCGCGCAACTTGGATGCCTCAAG GTGAGAAAAGAAAGAAGCTGGAGGAAGAGAAAGGAATTATTGTTCGCTTTGTTATCGGTCACAG TGCTACATCTGGTGGAATTTTGGACAAGGCAATTGAAGCTGAACATAGAAAGCATGGTGACTTCATGAGGCTG GATCATGTCGAAGGCTATCTCGAGTTGTCAGCCAAAACAAAAATATATTTTGCAACTGCCGTCTCTATGTGGGATGCAGATTTCTATATCAAAGTAGATGATGATGTCCATGTAAATATTG CAACTCTTGGAGCCACTCTGGCTAAGCATCGGTTGAAGCCTCGGGTATATATTGGATGCATGAAATCTGGTCTAGTCCTAGCTCAAAA GGGAGTAAGATATCATGAACCTGAGTATTGGAAGTTTGGGGACGGCGGAAATAAGTACTTCCGGCATGCTTCTGGTCAGCTATATGCCATATCAAAGGACTTAGCTACTTACATATCCATGAATCA GCATTTGCTTCACAAGTATGCAAATGAGGATGTTTCACTTGGGTCATGGTTCATTGGGCTTGATGTCGAACACATTGATGATCGGAAACTGTGCTGCGGTACTCCACCTG ATTGCGAATGGAAAGCCCAGGCAGGCAACATCTGTGTTGCCTCATATGACTGGGCCTGCAGTGGCATCTGCAACTCAGCTGAAAGGATCAAAGAGGTTCACCAAAGATGCGGTGAAGGAGAGAAGACTCTGTGGAACACAGACTTCTGA